A stretch of the Azospirillum thiophilum genome encodes the following:
- a CDS encoding filamentous hemagglutinin N-terminal domain-containing protein, with amino-acid sequence MSGVAGSGTSGIGHRLALRRSTALAGAARLAILAAALSTAAALPAPALANPEGGVVTEGSATIQPGGPGRLDIIQSTSKAVIDWRRFGIREGEHTDFRQPDAGSITLNRVVGSDPSAIMGRLTANGQVWLVNPNGILFGPNARVDVGGLIATTHDIRNDDFMAGRYRFEGRAGSTATVENDGAITVAEAGLAALVAPGVSNRGTIQARLGEVTLASGRRFVVDLFGDQKINLALDAKTDARPIGADGKPVDALVENKGSIFADGGRVQMTASAAKGLVDRVVNMSGTVQARRVEQQGGDIVLLGDGGDVEVSGTLDADGLGAGQTGGSVTVSGDRTGLTATARVKASGAAGGGEVLIGGDVQGGKASAATLAGYNIRPARKPVPPSAVTVVAEGASITADATQGGTGGKVVVWADERTRFDGTISARGGAAGGDGGFVETSGKLSLQVRGSVDARAAGAGRAGSWLLDPTDITVESTGSDTLGGGLYDVSTGTGSISATTIETALNAGTSVTLLTSSSGTDDGDITVNEAIGKSAGGDATLTLKADRNIIINESIGSTAGALNLTLNAGAYTGDGMVRINGNSGKTVTIATNGGSFIVGGGADPATTATTGLSGRYSPVAVSERTGVEFRYATVTTGAGAIVVNGAGGENDGGENHGIALYDSRLETTAGSITLNGEGGNGIYSGNNVGVLLSASTLQTAGGVVHVTGREGGGESSDGLDAVRMVDGSAIAVLGNGAISIRAGSGSDGDILLTGADIRTEAAPITIESAGSLVLDDGTALQSSGDVTLKAAADVSLSDSDVTTDGSPVTIVGNSSGQYQGSIILIGSGIATSGGAITLGGGSDPTQHATKGGRSSAAGVTIEASTLESGGGLIAIRGEGSDYDDQGHGVSITGASRIDAGTGTIAIIGKAVSSYGWNAGVSIASTADGSPTIRSTSSSADTIRIVGDATATTADEAWGVKLHGTATISSVGGIAITGRAGSSAVTSEVAGIGLDADTGAIRIGSSGGQVTTQGTAGTGQIATSLYSNGDVVISSAPVSPPPPPPPPPPPPPPPVTPVTPVTPVTPVTPVSPPPPPPPPPPPPPPPPPPPPPVPVPDTPTTEPTTGTETGGTGTGETDSGGTVTTPTTTSPSAASVASAANVQTALQTVAQIATVTATGSTAGTADSGTAGTTGSDTGTSGSGDAASGSGTAGTSPQTFLAALEQQAAGQGTQEAGGQTSGGSPTSPPPAPPPEPATVVLASGRSVTFSPAATAAYASGATLSQPGPQLLASPQVQAAAGSLIQAAGSGGMVQAVTALATGGLSLAEQRATLASVPVATLIGGLTGSADPVAASVGTILQGTASGAAGGYAQVRAAVTQANLPPEVARTYLAMVQRVEREQRTQTLSGALRQLVADPSSADMFGRPGASSALPSLRQARGGRTRGGTMTLRGIVADSANLAEARVNGRWVFIDEQGQFRTSIPVEPGATEATLTMTDETGATTEQRISIDAAATAPDPAAPPKPRKIALMIAVDSYRDGAIPALATPDADIKAVGQALNDHLGYETRVLRNPTKAQIGEALRKLGREVGEQDQVMVYYAGHGYELAETGTGYWLPADAETTSARNWVSNNDIGRFLSRMPAKHVMVVSDSCYSGAFTKEQKVDATRLASGEEMRQRRSVMALSSGGDEPVADGDVNSPFATALMKRVQALPRDSNGYALYQTVREDVTRDAPQTPQYGVIRTAGYDEGGDFLLDLPDRAMN; translated from the coding sequence GTGAGCGGCGTTGCGGGGAGCGGAACCAGCGGGATCGGGCACAGGCTGGCATTGCGCCGCAGCACGGCACTGGCGGGGGCGGCCCGGCTGGCGATCCTGGCGGCGGCCCTGTCGACGGCCGCCGCCCTGCCCGCCCCGGCGCTCGCCAATCCCGAAGGCGGCGTGGTGACCGAAGGCTCGGCGACGATCCAGCCCGGCGGCCCCGGCCGGCTCGACATCATCCAATCGACGTCGAAGGCGGTGATCGACTGGCGGCGCTTCGGCATCCGCGAGGGCGAGCACACCGATTTCCGGCAGCCGGACGCAGGCTCCATCACGCTGAACCGCGTGGTGGGCTCCGACCCCTCGGCGATCATGGGCCGGCTGACCGCCAACGGACAGGTCTGGCTGGTCAACCCGAACGGCATCCTGTTCGGGCCGAACGCCCGCGTCGATGTCGGCGGGCTGATCGCCACCACCCACGACATCCGCAACGACGACTTCATGGCCGGCCGCTACCGCTTCGAAGGCCGCGCCGGCTCGACCGCGACGGTGGAGAATGACGGCGCCATCACGGTGGCAGAGGCCGGGCTGGCGGCGCTGGTGGCCCCCGGCGTCTCCAACCGCGGCACCATCCAGGCGCGGCTCGGCGAGGTGACGCTGGCCTCCGGCCGGCGCTTCGTCGTCGACCTGTTCGGCGACCAGAAGATCAATCTGGCGCTGGACGCCAAGACCGATGCGCGCCCGATCGGTGCCGACGGCAAGCCGGTCGACGCGCTGGTCGAGAACAAGGGCTCGATCTTCGCCGACGGTGGCCGGGTCCAGATGACCGCATCGGCGGCCAAGGGGCTGGTCGACCGCGTCGTCAACATGTCCGGCACCGTCCAGGCCCGCCGGGTCGAGCAGCAGGGCGGCGACATCGTCCTGCTGGGCGACGGCGGCGACGTCGAGGTATCGGGCACGCTGGATGCCGACGGGCTGGGCGCCGGCCAGACCGGCGGCAGCGTCACGGTGTCGGGCGACCGCACCGGCCTGACCGCGACGGCCCGGGTCAAGGCGTCGGGCGCCGCCGGGGGCGGGGAGGTGCTGATCGGCGGCGACGTGCAGGGCGGCAAGGCATCGGCGGCGACGCTGGCCGGCTACAACATCCGCCCGGCGCGCAAGCCGGTGCCGCCGTCCGCCGTCACCGTGGTGGCTGAGGGCGCCTCGATCACCGCCGACGCCACGCAGGGCGGGACCGGCGGCAAGGTGGTGGTGTGGGCCGACGAACGCACCCGCTTCGACGGGACGATCTCCGCCCGCGGCGGGGCGGCGGGCGGAGACGGCGGCTTCGTCGAGACATCCGGCAAGCTGTCCCTGCAGGTGCGCGGCAGCGTCGATGCCCGGGCGGCAGGGGCGGGCAGGGCCGGATCCTGGCTGCTCGACCCGACCGACATCACGGTGGAATCGACCGGCAGCGACACGCTGGGCGGCGGGCTATACGACGTCTCGACCGGCACCGGCAGCATCTCCGCCACCACGATCGAAACCGCGCTGAATGCCGGAACCAGCGTCACGTTGCTGACCAGCAGCAGCGGGACGGACGACGGCGACATCACCGTCAACGAGGCCATCGGGAAGTCGGCCGGCGGCGACGCCACCCTGACGCTGAAGGCCGACCGCAACATCATCATCAACGAGAGCATCGGGTCGACCGCCGGCGCGCTGAACCTCACCCTGAATGCCGGGGCCTATACCGGCGACGGCATGGTTCGCATCAACGGCAACTCGGGCAAGACGGTGACCATCGCCACCAACGGCGGCAGCTTCATCGTCGGCGGCGGTGCCGATCCGGCGACGACCGCCACCACCGGCCTGTCCGGCCGCTATTCGCCGGTGGCCGTGAGCGAGCGGACCGGCGTCGAGTTCCGCTATGCCACCGTCACCACCGGAGCCGGCGCCATCGTCGTCAACGGTGCGGGCGGCGAGAATGACGGCGGCGAGAACCACGGCATCGCGCTTTATGACAGCCGGCTGGAGACGACGGCCGGCTCGATCACCCTGAACGGGGAGGGCGGCAACGGCATCTATTCCGGCAACAATGTCGGCGTCCTGCTGTCCGCCTCGACGCTGCAGACCGCAGGCGGCGTCGTCCATGTCACCGGCAGGGAGGGCGGGGGCGAGAGCAGCGACGGCCTGGATGCCGTCCGGATGGTCGACGGCTCCGCCATCGCCGTGCTCGGCAACGGGGCGATCTCGATCAGGGCCGGCAGCGGATCGGACGGCGACATCCTGCTGACCGGCGCCGACATCCGCACCGAAGCGGCACCGATCACCATCGAATCCGCCGGTTCACTGGTGCTGGACGACGGCACCGCCCTGCAGTCCTCCGGCGACGTCACCCTCAAGGCGGCGGCGGACGTCAGTCTGTCGGACAGCGACGTGACGACCGACGGCTCGCCGGTGACGATCGTCGGCAACAGCAGCGGACAGTACCAAGGGTCGATCATTCTGATCGGCAGCGGCATCGCCACCTCGGGCGGTGCGATCACGCTGGGCGGCGGCAGCGACCCCACGCAACATGCAACGAAGGGCGGCAGGAGCAGCGCGGCCGGCGTGACGATCGAGGCCAGCACGCTCGAGTCCGGCGGCGGTCTCATCGCGATCCGGGGCGAGGGCTCCGACTATGACGACCAGGGGCACGGCGTATCCATCACCGGCGCCTCTCGCATCGATGCCGGCACCGGGACCATCGCCATCATCGGCAAGGCGGTGTCCTCCTATGGCTGGAATGCCGGCGTGTCCATCGCAAGCACCGCCGACGGCAGCCCGACCATCCGCTCCACCTCGTCCTCGGCGGACACCATCAGGATCGTGGGCGACGCCACCGCCACGACCGCCGACGAGGCGTGGGGCGTGAAGCTCCACGGCACCGCCACGATCAGTTCGGTCGGCGGCATCGCGATCACCGGCAGGGCCGGTTCCTCGGCCGTCACCTCCGAGGTTGCCGGCATCGGGCTGGACGCCGATACCGGAGCGATCCGGATCGGGTCGAGCGGCGGTCAGGTGACGACGCAGGGGACAGCCGGGACCGGCCAGATCGCGACCAGCCTCTACAGCAACGGCGACGTGGTGATCAGCAGCGCGCCGGTGTCTCCGCCCCCTCCGCCGCCGCCACCACCTCCGCCGCCGCCGCCCCCGGTAACGCCTGTGACACCGGTGACACCGGTGACGCCCGTGACCCCGGTGTCACCGCCTCCACCTCCACCCCCTCCTCCTCCTCCTCCTCCTCCTCCCCCTCCGCCGCCGCCGCCGGTTCCGGTTCCGGACACCCCGACGACGGAGCCGACCACGGGAACGGAGACTGGCGGCACCGGAACGGGCGAAACGGACAGCGGCGGCACCGTCACGACCCCAACCACCACCAGCCCGTCCGCCGCAAGCGTGGCGAGCGCCGCGAACGTGCAGACGGCGCTTCAGACGGTGGCCCAGATCGCGACCGTCACCGCCACGGGATCGACCGCCGGCACGGCCGACAGCGGCACCGCCGGAACCACCGGCTCCGACACCGGCACCAGCGGTTCGGGCGATGCCGCATCCGGAAGCGGCACCGCCGGCACCAGCCCGCAGACGTTCCTGGCGGCGCTGGAACAGCAGGCGGCGGGGCAGGGCACCCAGGAGGCCGGCGGTCAAACCTCCGGCGGCAGCCCCACCTCGCCGCCGCCCGCGCCGCCACCCGAACCGGCGACGGTCGTGCTGGCATCGGGCCGCAGCGTCACCTTCAGCCCGGCGGCGACGGCGGCCTATGCCTCCGGCGCCACCCTGTCGCAGCCGGGACCGCAGCTGCTCGCCTCGCCGCAGGTCCAGGCGGCGGCGGGAAGCCTGATCCAGGCGGCCGGCAGCGGCGGCATGGTCCAGGCGGTGACGGCGCTGGCGACCGGCGGCCTGTCGCTGGCCGAACAGCGGGCGACGCTGGCCAGCGTCCCCGTCGCCACCCTGATCGGCGGCCTGACCGGCAGCGCCGACCCGGTGGCGGCCAGTGTCGGCACCATCCTGCAGGGCACCGCATCCGGCGCAGCCGGCGGCTACGCCCAGGTGCGGGCGGCGGTCACCCAGGCCAACCTGCCGCCCGAAGTGGCGCGCACCTATCTCGCCATGGTGCAGCGGGTGGAGCGCGAGCAGCGGACGCAGACCCTGTCCGGCGCGCTCCGCCAGCTGGTCGCCGACCCGTCGTCGGCGGACATGTTCGGCCGGCCGGGCGCGTCCTCCGCCCTGCCCAGCCTGCGGCAGGCGCGCGGCGGCCGCACCCGCGGCGGCACCATGACCCTGCGCGGCATCGTCGCCGACAGCGCCAACCTGGCGGAAGCACGGGTGAACGGCCGCTGGGTCTTCATCGACGAACAGGGCCAGTTCCGCACCAGCATCCCGGTGGAGCCGGGAGCCACCGAAGCCACCCTGACCATGACGGACGAGACCGGGGCGACCACCGAGCAGCGCATCAGCATCGACGCCGCCGCGACGGCGCCCGATCCGGCTGCCCCGCCGAAGCCGCGCAAGATCGCGCTGATGATCGCGGTCGACAGCTACCGCGACGGCGCCATTCCGGCCCTGGCGACGCCGGACGCCGACATCAAGGCGGTCGGCCAAGCGCTGAACGACCATCTCGGCTACGAGACGCGGGTGCTGCGCAACCCGACCAAGGCGCAGATCGGCGAGGCCCTGCGCAAGCTCGGCCGCGAGGTCGGCGAGCAGGATCAGGTGATGGTCTATTATGCCGGCCACGGCTATGAGCTGGCGGAGACCGGGACCGGCTATTGGCTGCCGGCCGATGCCGAGACGACCAGCGCCCGCAACTGGGTGTCGAACAACGACATCGGCCGCTTCCTCAGCCGGATGCCGGCCAAGCATGTGATGGTGGTGTCCGACAGCTGCTATTCCGGCGCCTTCACCAAGGAGCAGAAGGTCGACGCCACCCGCCTCGCCAGCGGGGAGGAGATGCGCCAGCGCCGCTCCGTCATGGCGCTGTCGTCGGGCGGCGACGAGCCGGTGGCCGACGGCGACGTGAACTCCCCCTTCGCCACGGCGCTGATGAAGCGGGTGCAGGCCCTGCCCAGGGACAGCAACGGCTACGCGCTGTACCAGACCGTCCGCGAGGACGTGACCCGGGACGCCCCGCAGACCCCGCAATATGGCGTGATCCGCACCGCCGGCTATGACGAGGGCGGCGACTTCCTGCTGGACCTGCCGGACCGGGCGATGAACTGA
- the hmgA gene encoding homogentisate 1,2-dioxygenase, translating to MTSPAFTYQSGFGNEFATEALPGALPAGRNSPQRPPYGLYAEQISGTAFTAPRAHNRRSWLYRIRPAVMHEPFHPLGSGLLTNRFDELPAPPTQLRWNPPPMPDEPTDFVAGLVTMGGNGGPSAQTGCGIHLYAANRSMEGRFFYDADGELLIVPQQGRLRLFTELGAIEVEPQEVALVPRGLRFRVELPDGTARGYVCENFGAPFRLPDLGPIGSNGLANPRDFLTPVARYEDIDGDFELVAKFDGHLWSARIGHSPLDVVAWHGNHAPCKYDLRRFNTIGSISFDHPDPSIFLVLQSPSDTPGVDSIDFVVFPPRWLVQEDSFRPPWFHRNVASEFMGLIHGVYDAKEEGFLPGGASLHNCMSGHGPDAETFAKATAADTSRPQRIADTMAFMIETRAVIRPTRHALETAELQHDYHRCWQGLAKRFDPTRP from the coding sequence ATGACGTCCCCCGCCTTCACCTACCAGTCCGGCTTCGGCAACGAATTCGCGACGGAGGCGCTGCCCGGCGCGCTGCCGGCCGGCCGGAACTCGCCGCAGCGTCCGCCCTACGGCCTCTATGCCGAACAGATCAGCGGCACCGCCTTCACCGCCCCCCGCGCGCACAATCGCCGCTCCTGGCTGTACCGCATCCGCCCGGCGGTGATGCACGAGCCGTTCCACCCGCTCGGGTCCGGCCTGCTGACCAACCGCTTCGACGAGCTGCCGGCCCCGCCGACCCAGCTGCGCTGGAACCCGCCGCCGATGCCCGACGAACCGACCGACTTCGTCGCCGGCCTCGTCACCATGGGCGGCAACGGCGGCCCCTCGGCGCAGACCGGCTGCGGCATCCATCTCTATGCCGCCAACCGGTCGATGGAAGGCCGCTTCTTCTACGACGCCGACGGCGAACTGCTGATCGTGCCGCAGCAGGGCCGGCTGCGCCTGTTCACCGAGCTGGGCGCCATCGAGGTCGAACCGCAGGAGGTCGCGCTGGTGCCGCGCGGCCTGCGCTTCCGGGTCGAGCTGCCGGACGGGACGGCGCGCGGCTATGTCTGCGAGAATTTCGGCGCCCCCTTCCGCCTGCCGGACCTCGGCCCCATCGGCTCCAACGGGCTGGCCAACCCGCGCGACTTCCTCACCCCCGTCGCCCGCTACGAGGACATCGACGGCGATTTCGAGCTGGTGGCGAAGTTCGACGGCCATCTGTGGAGCGCCCGCATCGGCCATTCGCCGCTGGACGTGGTGGCGTGGCACGGCAACCACGCGCCCTGCAAATACGACCTGCGCCGCTTCAACACCATCGGCTCGATCAGCTTCGACCATCCCGACCCGTCGATCTTCCTGGTGTTGCAATCGCCCAGCGACACGCCCGGCGTCGACAGCATCGACTTCGTCGTCTTCCCGCCGCGCTGGCTGGTGCAGGAGGACAGCTTCCGGCCGCCCTGGTTCCACCGCAACGTCGCCAGCGAGTTCATGGGCCTGATCCATGGCGTCTACGACGCCAAGGAGGAGGGGTTCCTGCCCGGCGGCGCGTCCTTGCACAATTGCATGAGCGGCCACGGGCCGGATGCCGAGACCTTCGCCAAGGCGACCGCCGCCGACACCTCTCGGCCGCAGCGGATCGCCGACACCATGGCCTTCATGATCGAGACCCGCGCCGTCATCCGCCCGACGCGCCACGCACTGGAAACCGCCGAGCTTCAGCACGATTATCACCGCTGCTGGCAGGGGCTGGCGAAGCGCTTCGATCCGACCCGGCCTTGA
- a CDS encoding class I SAM-dependent methyltransferase, which produces MKTDDGGTGAEGRGDARSLLDRMIDRLTVQRDALAWAERAVAGRDGLVLEVGLGKGRTFDHLRHLFPPRDILVFDMWVRVPPELTPDGDRLFVGDFQATMPAAAEHFGRCARLAHADFGSTDRGHDARQAAWLAPLIDALMLPGGIVLSDRPLERPGWTRLDLPADERWTYHAWRVEG; this is translated from the coding sequence ATGAAGACCGACGATGGCGGGACCGGTGCGGAGGGCAGGGGCGACGCCCGTTCGCTGCTCGACCGGATGATCGACCGGCTGACGGTGCAGCGCGACGCGCTGGCCTGGGCGGAGCGTGCCGTCGCCGGCCGCGACGGCTTGGTGCTGGAGGTGGGCTTGGGCAAGGGCCGCACCTTCGACCATCTGCGCCACCTGTTCCCGCCACGCGACATCCTGGTCTTCGACATGTGGGTCCGCGTGCCGCCGGAGCTGACCCCGGACGGCGACCGGCTGTTCGTCGGCGACTTCCAGGCGACCATGCCGGCGGCGGCGGAGCACTTCGGCCGCTGCGCCCGGCTGGCCCATGCCGATTTCGGCAGCACCGACCGCGGCCATGACGCAAGGCAGGCGGCATGGCTGGCGCCGCTGATCGACGCGCTGATGCTGCCCGGCGGCATCGTCCTGTCCGACCGCCCGCTGGAGCGGCCCGGCTGGACCCGGCTCGACCTGCCGGCCGACGAGCGCTGGACCTACCATGCCTGGCGGGTGGAGGGCTGA
- a CDS encoding ABC transporter transmembrane domain-containing protein, with protein sequence MDRNIFQFIWKYSGRQQVLLALLTIASFPVLYASLELPKIIVNQALSDPQPERTILGVAMGPVTYLLVLCCGFLALVLANGAFKMRINTFKGVVGERQVRRLRFMLLDRMLRFPLPHFSKVSQGELISTVAAETEPLAGFIGDAFAQPLYQGGTMLTILLFLFIQQPTIGLVSIALIPVQAYIIPKLQIKVKMLGKDRVRKVRQLSERIGESVENIREVRVNGTIRYVLADFSRYLGSIYWIRLEIYKRKYFVKFLNNFINQITPFFLFSIGGYLVLQGDLTIGALVAALSAFKDLTAPWKELLDYYQNMIDAQIKYEQISDQFSPPFLFDWAAPTPATPPDLKAPLRLEAVTWANEYGDRMLHRLSLEVPPGALVGIAGTNALALRRLAELLVRLSPPTSGRIVIGDQPLDAIPLELLGRRMAYASPEPRMFTGSMMQNITYGLRHRPPPDDPETMTPARRREIEEAEASGNSVDSMDGIWTDFAMVGATDWASMRPWFMQCLAATGGEAAVYQRGLREVFDPEDYPFVAQPLLRARHWLRDAIAERGLDTLLARFERDRFNPYASLAENMLFGLPDGRRLTVARMVADPTIRALMEAHGLWDSAVRIGRRFAMRVVGVYRDSADGDVMIMRYPHIDDALFEELVEAVTRLKRRGERPQRLHQEADTLLFATMFLMIVPKRDGMDFAPPPERETIMTIRRRLLADMPQELRGKVAIFDPDLYHPRLNVMDNLLFGRITTEDPRSITQLRSLVDEALERTDSRAFVLILVTLGEVGIGGSLLPISVRQRLQLVRGLTKKPDIFVIYQALNSYDPDERLRIFLRMKELLPAMTLIVLEERIADHPAFDALYDLEDGRLVPRGQRRADMDEDTMPGETEDTDEPALRLLSRSSVFSDLPEAMLRRMLAASEWRTVSAGDFIYRSGDQSEFVFVLADGEAELVRLMPDNQPPLHIAYIKPPEVIGELELLAGVRRFSTIRARTDLRLLRLDGATIQRLLPSVPDLPMRVIQQIGKRLTSEAPAGSAPATPAPVLQAKTAESNRSEMEARWDGRDGAGASFIPSPPRGEG encoded by the coding sequence ATGGATCGCAATATTTTTCAGTTCATTTGGAAATACAGCGGCCGCCAGCAGGTCCTGCTCGCCCTGTTGACGATCGCCTCCTTCCCGGTGCTCTACGCCTCGCTGGAACTGCCGAAGATCATCGTCAACCAGGCGCTGTCCGACCCCCAGCCCGAACGCACCATCCTGGGCGTCGCCATGGGGCCGGTGACCTATCTGCTGGTGCTGTGCTGCGGCTTCCTGGCGCTGGTGCTGGCCAACGGCGCCTTCAAGATGCGCATCAACACCTTCAAGGGGGTGGTGGGGGAACGGCAGGTTCGGCGCCTGCGATTCATGCTGCTGGACCGCATGCTGCGCTTCCCGCTGCCCCACTTCTCCAAAGTCAGCCAGGGCGAGTTGATCTCCACCGTCGCGGCGGAGACGGAACCGCTGGCCGGCTTCATCGGCGACGCCTTCGCCCAGCCGCTCTACCAGGGCGGCACGATGCTGACGATCCTGCTGTTCCTGTTCATCCAGCAGCCGACCATCGGGCTGGTGTCGATCGCCCTCATCCCGGTGCAGGCCTACATCATCCCGAAACTCCAGATCAAGGTGAAGATGCTGGGGAAGGACCGGGTGCGCAAGGTCCGTCAACTGTCCGAGCGAATCGGCGAAAGCGTCGAGAACATCCGCGAGGTCCGGGTCAACGGCACCATCCGCTACGTCCTGGCCGATTTCTCGCGGTATCTCGGCAGCATCTACTGGATCAGGCTCGAAATCTACAAGCGCAAGTATTTCGTCAAGTTCCTCAACAACTTCATCAACCAGATAACGCCCTTTTTCCTGTTCTCCATCGGCGGCTATCTGGTGTTGCAGGGCGACCTGACCATCGGCGCGCTGGTCGCCGCCCTGTCGGCCTTCAAGGATCTGACGGCGCCCTGGAAGGAGCTGCTCGACTATTACCAGAACATGATCGACGCCCAGATCAAGTACGAGCAGATCTCCGACCAGTTCTCGCCCCCCTTCCTGTTCGACTGGGCCGCGCCGACGCCCGCCACCCCGCCCGACCTCAAGGCGCCGCTGCGGCTGGAGGCGGTGACCTGGGCCAACGAGTATGGCGACCGCATGCTGCACCGGCTGTCGCTGGAGGTGCCGCCGGGCGCGCTGGTCGGCATCGCCGGCACCAACGCCCTGGCGCTCCGCCGTCTGGCCGAGCTGCTGGTGCGGCTGTCGCCGCCGACCTCCGGCCGGATCGTCATCGGCGACCAGCCGCTGGACGCCATTCCGCTGGAACTGCTGGGCCGCCGCATGGCCTATGCCAGCCCGGAGCCGCGCATGTTCACCGGCAGCATGATGCAGAACATCACCTACGGCCTGCGCCACCGCCCGCCGCCCGACGATCCGGAAACGATGACCCCCGCCCGCCGGCGCGAGATCGAGGAGGCCGAGGCGTCGGGCAATTCCGTCGACAGCATGGACGGGATCTGGACCGATTTCGCCATGGTCGGCGCCACCGACTGGGCGAGCATGCGCCCCTGGTTCATGCAATGCCTGGCGGCGACCGGCGGCGAGGCCGCGGTCTACCAGCGCGGCCTGCGCGAGGTGTTCGACCCCGAAGATTACCCCTTCGTCGCCCAGCCGCTGCTGCGCGCCCGCCACTGGCTGCGGGACGCGATCGCCGAACGCGGGCTGGACACGCTGCTGGCCCGGTTCGAGCGCGACCGCTTCAACCCCTATGCCAGCCTGGCGGAGAACATGCTGTTCGGCCTGCCGGACGGCAGGCGGCTGACCGTCGCCCGCATGGTCGCCGACCCCACCATCCGCGCCCTGATGGAGGCGCACGGGCTGTGGGACAGCGCGGTGCGCATCGGCCGCCGCTTCGCCATGCGGGTGGTCGGCGTCTATCGCGACAGCGCCGACGGCGACGTCATGATCATGCGCTATCCGCACATCGACGACGCCCTGTTCGAGGAGCTGGTGGAGGCGGTCACCCGCCTGAAGCGCCGCGGCGAACGGCCGCAACGCCTCCACCAGGAGGCCGACACGCTGCTGTTCGCCACCATGTTCCTGATGATCGTGCCCAAGCGCGACGGCATGGACTTCGCACCCCCGCCGGAACGCGAGACGATCATGACGATCCGCCGCCGCCTGCTGGCGGACATGCCGCAGGAGCTGCGCGGCAAGGTCGCCATCTTCGACCCGGATCTCTACCACCCGCGCCTGAACGTGATGGACAATCTGCTGTTCGGCCGCATCACCACCGAGGATCCGCGGTCGATCACCCAGCTCCGTTCCCTGGTGGACGAGGCGCTGGAGCGGACCGACTCGCGGGCCTTCGTGCTGATCCTGGTGACGCTGGGCGAGGTCGGCATCGGCGGCTCGCTGCTGCCGATCAGCGTGCGGCAGCGGTTGCAGCTGGTCCGCGGGCTGACGAAGAAGCCCGACATCTTCGTGATCTACCAGGCGCTGAACAGCTACGATCCGGACGAACGGCTGCGCATCTTCCTGCGCATGAAGGAGCTTCTGCCGGCGATGACCCTGATCGTGCTGGAGGAGCGCATCGCCGACCACCCGGCCTTCGACGCGCTCTACGACCTGGAGGACGGCCGGCTGGTGCCGCGCGGCCAACGGCGTGCCGACATGGACGAGGACACCATGCCCGGCGAGACCGAGGACACCGACGAGCCGGCGCTGCGCCTGCTGTCGCGCTCCTCCGTCTTCTCCGACCTGCCGGAAGCGATGCTGCGCCGGATGCTGGCGGCGTCGGAATGGCGCACCGTTTCGGCCGGCGACTTCATCTACCGCAGCGGCGACCAGTCGGAATTCGTCTTCGTCCTGGCGGACGGCGAGGCGGAACTGGTCCGCCTGATGCCGGACAACCAGCCGCCGCTGCACATCGCCTACATCAAGCCGCCGGAGGTGATCGGCGAGCTGGAGCTGCTGGCCGGGGTGCGGCGCTTCTCGACGATCCGGGCGCGCACCGACCTGCGCCTGCTGCGGCTCGACGGGGCGACCATCCAGCGCCTGCTGCCGTCGGTTCCCGACCTGCCGATGCGGGTCATCCAGCAGATCGGCAAGCGCCTGACCAGCGAGGCGCCGGCGGGCTCGGCGCCGGCCACTCCGGCCCCCGTCCTGCAGGCCAAAACCGCCGAAAGCAATCGATCCGAAATGGAAGCACGATGGGATGGTCGCGATGGGGCAGGGGCATCATTCATCCCCTCTCCCCCCCGGGGAGAGGGTTAG